In one Alnus glutinosa chromosome 12, dhAlnGlut1.1, whole genome shotgun sequence genomic region, the following are encoded:
- the LOC133852581 gene encoding probable serine/threonine-protein kinase PBL22 produces the protein HAGNCALNFSSNPYPPTGECAGVQEKIADWDSFPKTLCCRNALAVLSQALAEQARSTPQGTIFPSKDMWRNCNASFSPELYSAFVDSCGFDDYLFFGGSQCSNFSFAAVQKEKPYQSAMDTCSHSFGNAFDEACANCTPAILDVRKDLLELSEEKDDNDIERSICGVAAVISVAAGKPDNGSFIDDFYRCLPALLHSDSVAKALFAILIASITIMLIVLLIKYVTKKKKKPDQRAAVAQSRVNMAATWSGLYTFSKAEIENAINFGNDGKVCLGRGSAGRVYKGVLPSGQVVAIKHINMTNTSDSFKREVENLSRVRHPNLVCLFGCCVEDGDQYLVYEFCPAGNLAQHLLRKDTLLTWDIRVKILRDCALALRYLHHYIDGCIVHRDIKLTNILLSENLEPKLSDFGLARMLGMEETKVFTDVRGTIGYMDPEYMTNAKLTCASDIYSFGIVALQLLSGRKVIELDLDARDQLTRMAKDVHMGNRPVSDFEDPRLGGNFNKGDFGSILQIAVLCVANTSRGRPNIEVVFGEMDTAWKNTDTYKRGEQGMSAPESPLSRSLEAIPV, from the exons CATGCAGGTAACTGTGCGCTGAATTTCTCGTCAAATCCATACCCACCAACCGGCGAGTGCGCCGGCGTCCAAGAAAAAATAGCCGACTGGGACAGCTTCCCCAAAACTCTGTGCTGCCGAAATGCCCTCGCCGTGTTGTCCCAAGCCTTAGCGGAGCAGGCGCGCAGTACGCCGCAGGGCACGATTTTCCCTTCCAAAGATATGTGGAGGAACTGTAACGCCTCCTTCTCGCCGGAATTATACTCGGCTTTCGTGGATTCGTGTGGCTTTGACGATTACCTTTTCTTCGGCGGCAGCCAGTGCTCAAACTTTTCTTTCGCCGCCGTTCAGAAGGAGAAGCCTTACCAGAGTGCCATGGACACGTGCTCTCACAGCTTTGGCAACGCATTTGACGAGGCTTGCGCAAATTGCACCCCTGCAATATTAGACGTGAGGAAAGATCTACTGGAGCTATCTGAAGAGAAGGACGACAACGATATAGAAAGATCCATATGTGGCGTAGCTGCTGTTATTTCTGTTGCCGCCGGGAAACCGGACAATGGCTCGTTTATTGACGACTTTTATCGATGTTTGCCTGCTTTACTCCATTCCG ATTCTGTGGCAAAAGCACTATTTGCGATCCTGATAGCGAGCATCACGATAATGCTGATCGTATTGCTGATAAAATATgtgacgaagaagaagaagaagcctgATCAGAGAGCAGCAGTAGCTCAATCGAGGGTGAATATGGCGGCCACGTGGTCGGGGCTCTATACGTTCTCAAAGGCGGAGATCGAGAATGCCATAAACTTCGGGAACGACGGAAAGGTATGCCTTGGGCGGGGATCTGCTGGGCGTGTTTACAAAGGTGTTCTTCCCAGCGGCCAAGTTGTGGCCATCAAACACATAAATATGACCAACACCTCCGATTCTTTTAAGCGGGAAGTCGAAAATCTTTCCAGGGTTCGCCATCCAAACCTCGTTTGCCTCTTCGGTTGCTGCGTCGAAGATGGCGACCAATATCTTGTCTATGAATTTTGTCCCGCTGGCAACCTCGCTCAACATCTCTTAA GAAAAGATACCCTTTTAACATGGGATATAAGAGTTAAGATTTTAAGAGATTGTGCGCTTGCACTGAGGTATCTCCACCATTATATAGATGGCTGCATTGTTCACAGAGATATTAAG CTTACGAACATCCTTTTGAGTGAGAATTTGGAGCCAAAGCTATCAGATTTTGGTTTGGCAAGAATGTTGGGGATGGAAGAGACCAAAGTATTCACTGATGTGAGAGGAACCATAGGGTATATGGATCCAGAATACATGACCAATGCCAAGCTAACCTGTGCTAGTGACATTTACAGCTTTGGCATTGTTGCTCTGCAACTTCTATCAGGGCGAAAAGTAATTGAATTAGATCTTGATGCCAGAGACCAGCTGACAAGAATG GCAAAGGACGTACATATGGGAAACCGTCCGGTATCGGATTTTGAAGACCCAAGGCTAGGTGGAAATTTCAACAAGGGAGACTTCGGATCCATCTTACAAATTGCTGTCCTCTGCGTTGCCAACACAAGCAGAGGACGCCCAAACATTGAGGTTGTCTTTGGTGAAATGGATACAGCCTGGAAAAACACCGACACTTACAAG AGAGGAGAGCAAGGGATGAGCGCACCAGAGAGTCCCCTCTCTAGATCCTTAGAAGCCATTCCAGTTTGA